In Ruegeria sp. YS9, the genomic window AAAATGTCCAGACCCCCTCTGCCCCCGTTCACCGCCGAAACCGCCACTCAAAAAGTGCGCATGGCGGAAAATGCCTGGAACAGTCGTGACGCCGACCGCGTGACGCCTGCCTACACCGACGACAGTCAATGGCGGAATCGGGCTGAATTCCTGTCCGGCCATACCGACATCCACGCCTTTCTGACCCGCAAATGGCGGAAAGAGCTGGAGTACCGCCTGATCAAGGAACTGTGGGCCTTTGCCGGAAATCGCATCGCCGTGCGCTATGCCTATGAATGGCGCGACGACAGCGGTCAGTGGTTCAGATCCTATGGGAATGAGAATTGGCAATTCGCCGATGACGGGCGCATGTCACATCGCCATGCCTCGCTCAACGATCTTCCCATTACCGAAGGCGACCGGCTGTTTCATTGGCCCCTGGGCGAACGCCCTGAAAACCACCCCGGATTGACCGAACTGGGTCTTTGAAAGGACATTCATGCCCCGCGCTTTTGCCGAACTGACGTTCACTCCCGCTGTCCGCGCCTATCAGGAGAGGATGGGTTCGGCCAGAACCTATACCAAGTTCATTGAAGGTGGTCCCCAGCAAGGCCATCTGATTGGAGACCCCGAGAAAGAGTTCATTCAGGCACGGGACGGGTTCTATCAATCCACCGTGTCCGAGACCGGCTGGCCCTATGTGCAGTATCGGGGCGGGCCGACAGGGTTTCTGAAAGTGCTGGGGCCCCAGACCATCGGATATGCGGATTTTTCGGGCAACAAACAGTATATCTCGCGCGGGAATCTGGACGGCAACGATCGCATCGCGATGATCCTGATGGATTACGCCAACCGACGCCGTCTCAAGATCCTTGGGCGCGTCGCATTCACGGAAGGCGAAGCAGCGGCCGCCACCCTTTACCCGGAAGAGGCCGAGGCACCGGCCGAACGGGCCGTGATCATCCGCGTCGAGG contains:
- a CDS encoding pyridoxamine 5'-phosphate oxidase family protein, which produces MPRAFAELTFTPAVRAYQERMGSARTYTKFIEGGPQQGHLIGDPEKEFIQARDGFYQSTVSETGWPYVQYRGGPTGFLKVLGPQTIGYADFSGNKQYISRGNLDGNDRIAMILMDYANRRRLKILGRVAFTEGEAAAATLYPEEAEAPAERAVIIRVEALDWNCPSHITPRFTEAELRPHLNRLGQQLAELQAENQRLKQQLAKSG
- a CDS encoding nuclear transport factor 2 family protein, which encodes MSRPPLPPFTAETATQKVRMAENAWNSRDADRVTPAYTDDSQWRNRAEFLSGHTDIHAFLTRKWRKELEYRLIKELWAFAGNRIAVRYAYEWRDDSGQWFRSYGNENWQFADDGRMSHRHASLNDLPITEGDRLFHWPLGERPENHPGLTELGL